One genomic region from Sander lucioperca isolate FBNREF2018 chromosome 3, SLUC_FBN_1.2, whole genome shotgun sequence encodes:
- the pou4f1 gene encoding POU domain, class 4, transcription factor 1 codes for MMSMNSKQPHFAMHPSLPEHKYTTLHSSSEAIRRACLQTPQLQNNIFASLDETLLARAEALAAVDIAVSQGKTHPFKPDATYHTMSTVPCSSTSTVPLAHHHHHHHHHHHQNLEPQDIMDHITSPSLALMSGAHDGSGGGGGGGGGGGGGGLISTSSAHPHSHMHGLSHLSHQAMSMNSPLTHHGLLPGHHGGSQVGPGLTNNGLSSINDSDTDPRELEAFAERFKQRRIKLGVTQADVGGALANLKIPGVGSLSQSTICRFESLTLSHNNMIALKPILQAWLEEAEGAQREKMSKPDIFNGGEKKRKRTSIAAPEKRSLEAYFAVQPRPSSEKIAAIAEKLDLKKNVVRVWFCNQRQKQKRLKFSAAH; via the exons ATGATGTCCATGAACAGCAAACAGCCGCACTTCGCAATGCATCCCTCTTTACCCGAGCACAAGTACACCACTTTGCATTCCAGCTCGGAAGCTATAAGGAGAGCCTGTCTACAAACTCCACAG CTACAAAATAACATATTTGCGAGTCTGGATGAGACCCTGCTGGCCCGGGCTGAGGCTTTGGCGGCCGTGGACATCGCCGTGTCCCAGGGCAAGACGCACCCGTTCAAGCCCGACGCCACCTACCACACGATGAGCACGGTGCCATGCTCGTCGACATCCACTGTGCCACTggcccaccaccaccatcaccatcaccaccaccaccatcagaACCTGGAGCCACAGGATATCATGGACCACATCACTTCGCCGTCCCTCGCTCTGATGTCCGGTGCGCACGACGGGTCCGGTGGAGgaggcggcggcggcggcggagGTGGCGGCGGAGGGCTCATCTCCACCTCCTCTGCCCACCCGCACTCTCACATGCACGGCTTGAGTCACCTCTCCCACCAGGCTATGAGCATGAACTCGCCTCTCACCCACCACGGGCTCTTACCGGGCCATCACGGGGGGAGCCAAGTCGGCCCAGGACTCACTAACAACGGACTCTCCTCCATCAATGACTCAGACACAGACCCAAGGGAGCTGGAGGCTTTCGCGGAGCGCTTCAAGCAGCGGAGGATCAAGCTGGGGGTGACCCAGGCGGACGTGGGAGGCGCACTGGCTAATCTCAAAATCCCCGGCGTGGGATCACTGAGCCAAAGTACAATTTGTCGATTCGAGTCGTTAACTCTCTCCCACAACAACATGATTGCGCTCAAACCTATCCTCCAGGCCTGGCTAGAGGAGGCCGAGGGGGCCCAGAGGGAGAAAATGAGCAAACCTGACATTTTCAACGGAGGGGAAAAGAAACGCAAGAGGACCTCGATAGCGGCCCCAGAAAAGAGGTCTTTGGAGGCTTACTTCGCCGTACAGCCTCGGCCGTCGTCCGAGAAAATCGCAGCTATAGCGGAAAAGTTGGAcctgaaaaaaaatgtggtGCGAGTGTGGTTTTGTAACCAAAGACAGAAGCAGAAGAGGTTGAAATTTTCCGCTGCTCACTGA